One part of the Andrena cerasifolii isolate SP2316 chromosome 4, iyAndCera1_principal, whole genome shotgun sequence genome encodes these proteins:
- the LOC143367726 gene encoding uncharacterized protein LOC143367726 isoform X4 yields the protein MTDSQQQFCLRWNNFQANITSQFEALRDDEDFVDVTFACDGRRLQAHKVVLSACSPYFKELFKTNPCKHPIIFMRDVEFEHLQSLLEFMYAGEVNISQAELPTFLRTAESLQIRGLTDSQNNQHNNEKHLKTNNIHASNGRGLISPSLEEDHSKTPPPSSPPPLKRLCKRSDSPQISSPVPAAAACATGTPRTRPLIEPQVQLDCYKDLDIVEPKIELPEYGSDDDCSPKQEVNTLPSGFLSLDGGMEVLPSYPPSYQGGGAGGGGGGGGGGPLEGGMPGPSHASSTELNQEQQADLRKLHSLDPRPCPVCNRMYSNLSNLRQHMRLIHNPQSVTCPLCNKPFKTKLYLKRHLVSFHELSVADRHRQEEIYQQQQPKAQQQTGAQTHLQIQAQQTDAVKPFPAPRVPTEEGAAAVTLENKSRAFQDGAYEVNQTSAESKHFQSSMMPFDAAYH from the exons ATGACGGATAGCCAGCAGCAGTTTTGCTTGCGTTGGAACAACTTTCAAGCTAATATCACCAGCCAATTCGAGGCCCTCAGGGATGACGAGGACTTCGTCGATGTCACCTTCGCCTGCGACGGCAGGCGTCTCCAGGCGCACAAGGTTGTCCTCTCCGCGTGCAGCCCTTACTTCAAGGAGTTGTTCAAG ACAAATCCGTGCAAGCATCCGATAATATTTATGCGTGATGTGGAGTTCGAACATCTACAGTCACTTTTGGAGTTCATGTACGCCGGAGAGGTTAACATATCTCAAGCAGAATTGCCTACATTTTTACGAACTGCTGAGTCTCTGCAAATCCGTGGCCTCACCGACTCTCAAAATAATCAGCACAACAACGAAAAG CATTTgaaaacaaacaacatacatgCATCAAACGGCCGTGGGCTGATCTCGCCAAGTTTGGAGGAGGACCATAGCAAAACTCCACCACCCTCGAGTCCTCCACCTTTGAAAAGGCTGTGCAAACGAAGTGATTCGCCTCAGATATCTAGTCCAGTACCAGCTGCTGCGGCCTGTGCAACTGGGACGCCTCGCACACGGCCATTAATCGAGCCACAGGTTCAACTTGACTGCTACAAAGATCTCGATATTGTTGAG CCAAAAATAGAATTACCAGAGTATGGAAGCGACGACGATTGTTCTCCGAAGCAGGAGGTCAACACACTGCCAAGTGGTTTTCTTAGCCTTGACGGTGGCATGGAAGTTTTACCATCTTATCCACCTTCTTACCAAG GCGGAGGAGCAGGGGGAGGaggtggcggcggcggtggtggaCCATTGGAGGGTGGGATGCCGGGACCGTCTCATGCCAGCAGTACGGAGCTAAATCAAGAGCAGCAAG CTGACCTACGCAAACTGCACTCGCTGGACCCACGCCCCTGTCCTGTCTGCAACCGCATGTACAGTAACTTGTCGAACCTGCGTCAGCACATGCGCCTGATCCACAACCCTCAGAGTGTCACATGCCCTCTCTGTAACAAGCCATTCAAGACCAAGCTATATCTGAAGCGCCACCTGGTCAGCTTCCACGAGCTCAGCGTCGCGGACAGACACCGTCAGGAAGAAATCTACCAACAACAGCAGCCGAAAGCACAGCAGCAGACCGGAGCGCAAACTCATCTACAGATCCAGGCCCAGCAAACAGACGCTGTCAAGCCGTTCCCCGCGCCTAGAGTTCCTACGGAGGAGGGCGCGGCTGCGGTGACTCTGGAGAACAAGTCAAGAGCATTCCAAGACGGTGCTTACGAGGTCAACCAGACCAGTGCCGAGTCGAAGCACTTTCAGAGCAGCATGATGCCGTTTGATGCAGCATACCACTAA
- the LOC143367726 gene encoding uncharacterized protein LOC143367726 isoform X5, with protein MTDSQQQFCLRWNNFQANITSQFEALRDDEDFVDVTFACDGRRLQAHKVVLSACSPYFKELFKTNPCKHPIIFMRDVEFEHLQSLLEFMYAGEVNISQAELPTFLRTAESLQIRGLTDSQNNQHNNEKHLKTNNIHASNGRGLISPSLEEDHSKTPPPSSPPPLKRLCKRSDSPQISSPVPAAAACATGTPRTRPLIEPQVQLDCYKDLDIVEPKIELPEYGSDDDCSPKQEVNTLPSGFLSLDGGMEVLPSYPPSYQGGGGGGGGGGPLEGGMPGPSHASSTELNQEQQADLRKLHSLDPRPCPVCNRMYSNLSNLRQHMRLIHNPQSVTCPLCNKPFKTKLYLKRHLVSFHELSVADRHRQEEIYQQQQPKAQQQTGAQTHLQIQAQQTDAVKPFPAPRVPTEEGAAAVTLENKSRAFQDGAYEVNQTSAESKHFQSSMMPFDAAYH; from the exons ATGACGGATAGCCAGCAGCAGTTTTGCTTGCGTTGGAACAACTTTCAAGCTAATATCACCAGCCAATTCGAGGCCCTCAGGGATGACGAGGACTTCGTCGATGTCACCTTCGCCTGCGACGGCAGGCGTCTCCAGGCGCACAAGGTTGTCCTCTCCGCGTGCAGCCCTTACTTCAAGGAGTTGTTCAAG ACAAATCCGTGCAAGCATCCGATAATATTTATGCGTGATGTGGAGTTCGAACATCTACAGTCACTTTTGGAGTTCATGTACGCCGGAGAGGTTAACATATCTCAAGCAGAATTGCCTACATTTTTACGAACTGCTGAGTCTCTGCAAATCCGTGGCCTCACCGACTCTCAAAATAATCAGCACAACAACGAAAAG CATTTgaaaacaaacaacatacatgCATCAAACGGCCGTGGGCTGATCTCGCCAAGTTTGGAGGAGGACCATAGCAAAACTCCACCACCCTCGAGTCCTCCACCTTTGAAAAGGCTGTGCAAACGAAGTGATTCGCCTCAGATATCTAGTCCAGTACCAGCTGCTGCGGCCTGTGCAACTGGGACGCCTCGCACACGGCCATTAATCGAGCCACAGGTTCAACTTGACTGCTACAAAGATCTCGATATTGTTGAG CCAAAAATAGAATTACCAGAGTATGGAAGCGACGACGATTGTTCTCCGAAGCAGGAGGTCAACACACTGCCAAGTGGTTTTCTTAGCCTTGACGGTGGCATGGAAGTTTTACCATCTTATCCACCTTCTTACCAAG GGGGAGGaggtggcggcggcggtggtggaCCATTGGAGGGTGGGATGCCGGGACCGTCTCATGCCAGCAGTACGGAGCTAAATCAAGAGCAGCAAG CTGACCTACGCAAACTGCACTCGCTGGACCCACGCCCCTGTCCTGTCTGCAACCGCATGTACAGTAACTTGTCGAACCTGCGTCAGCACATGCGCCTGATCCACAACCCTCAGAGTGTCACATGCCCTCTCTGTAACAAGCCATTCAAGACCAAGCTATATCTGAAGCGCCACCTGGTCAGCTTCCACGAGCTCAGCGTCGCGGACAGACACCGTCAGGAAGAAATCTACCAACAACAGCAGCCGAAAGCACAGCAGCAGACCGGAGCGCAAACTCATCTACAGATCCAGGCCCAGCAAACAGACGCTGTCAAGCCGTTCCCCGCGCCTAGAGTTCCTACGGAGGAGGGCGCGGCTGCGGTGACTCTGGAGAACAAGTCAAGAGCATTCCAAGACGGTGCTTACGAGGTCAACCAGACCAGTGCCGAGTCGAAGCACTTTCAGAGCAGCATGATGCCGTTTGATGCAGCATACCACTAA
- the LOC143367726 gene encoding uncharacterized protein LOC143367726 isoform X3, with protein MTDSQQQFCLRWNNFQANITSQFEALRDDEDFVDVTFACDGRRLQAHKVVLSACSPYFKELFKTNPCKHPIIFMRDVEFEHLQSLLEFMYAGEVNISQAELPTFLRTAESLQIRGLTDSQNNQHNNEKHLKTNNIHASNGRGLISPSLEEDHSKTPPPSSPPPLKRLCKRSDSPQISSPVPAAAACATGTPRTRPLIEPQVQLDCYKDLDIVEPKIELPEYGSDDDCSPKQEVNTLPSGFLSLDGGMEVLPSYPPSYQGGGAGGGGGGGGGGPLEGGMPGPSHASSTELNQEQQGRRVRRGRPRLGTRGGKHGSPSVQGNSPSRSEWLPLDMRTTPPAAMPAFRGFEESSSDGVVHLGEGIAVCEEQLRAVKWSDYRKLTRGLAAILFSPTELATCSVTGQRWSRAGTATERPVKPALDKAKVQAIISYVTSRFPTVDVSSVKQVLAYKCKENSTALKMKSIRYICKNTL; from the exons ATGACGGATAGCCAGCAGCAGTTTTGCTTGCGTTGGAACAACTTTCAAGCTAATATCACCAGCCAATTCGAGGCCCTCAGGGATGACGAGGACTTCGTCGATGTCACCTTCGCCTGCGACGGCAGGCGTCTCCAGGCGCACAAGGTTGTCCTCTCCGCGTGCAGCCCTTACTTCAAGGAGTTGTTCAAG ACAAATCCGTGCAAGCATCCGATAATATTTATGCGTGATGTGGAGTTCGAACATCTACAGTCACTTTTGGAGTTCATGTACGCCGGAGAGGTTAACATATCTCAAGCAGAATTGCCTACATTTTTACGAACTGCTGAGTCTCTGCAAATCCGTGGCCTCACCGACTCTCAAAATAATCAGCACAACAACGAAAAG CATTTgaaaacaaacaacatacatgCATCAAACGGCCGTGGGCTGATCTCGCCAAGTTTGGAGGAGGACCATAGCAAAACTCCACCACCCTCGAGTCCTCCACCTTTGAAAAGGCTGTGCAAACGAAGTGATTCGCCTCAGATATCTAGTCCAGTACCAGCTGCTGCGGCCTGTGCAACTGGGACGCCTCGCACACGGCCATTAATCGAGCCACAGGTTCAACTTGACTGCTACAAAGATCTCGATATTGTTGAG CCAAAAATAGAATTACCAGAGTATGGAAGCGACGACGATTGTTCTCCGAAGCAGGAGGTCAACACACTGCCAAGTGGTTTTCTTAGCCTTGACGGTGGCATGGAAGTTTTACCATCTTATCCACCTTCTTACCAAG GCGGAGGAGCAGGGGGAGGaggtggcggcggcggtggtggaCCATTGGAGGGTGGGATGCCGGGACCGTCTCATGCCAGCAGTACGGAGCTAAATCAAGAGCAGCAAG GTCGAAGGGTACGTCGCGGCAGGCCGCGACTTGGAACGAGGGGTGGAAAGCACGGATCCCCATCTGTGCAGGGTAACTCGCCCTCGAGGAGTGAATGGCTACCCTTGGATATGAGGACCACACCTCCCGCTGCGATGCCTGCTTTCCGTGGATTCGAGGAATCCTCTTCCGATGGCGTG GTGCACCTGGGAGAGGGAATAGCGGTTTGCGAGGAACAACTAAGGGCTGTGAAATGGAGTGATTACAGAAAATTGACTCGTGGTTTGGCTGCAATTTTGTTCAGCCCGACCGAGTTGGCCACCTGCTCGGTTACGGGGCAACGATGGAGCCGAGCTGGAACTGCCACTGAAAGACCAGTGAAACCTGCGCTAGATAAGGCCAAAGTGCAGGCCATCATAT